A single genomic interval of Microbacterium sp. BLY harbors:
- a CDS encoding vitamin K epoxide reductase family protein, translating to MSEQRTRPVVYAVWLIIASVVGWFAAFQLTMDKFIQLANPDADLSCNVSVMIQCGKNLGSWQGEVFGFPNPIIGIAGWMAPLFMGVALLAGARFPRWFWATFGAGVTFAFGLVCWLIWQSLYAPNLGVLCPWCMLTWSVTIPTFFATMLHLTRNGTFTRNEKVQERASRLMAWVPLATILAYALVVLLAQLRGLDLLGEVIGMIF from the coding sequence ATGAGCGAGCAGCGCACCCGCCCCGTCGTCTATGCCGTGTGGTTGATCATCGCGAGCGTCGTCGGCTGGTTCGCCGCCTTCCAGCTCACGATGGACAAGTTCATCCAGCTCGCCAACCCGGATGCGGACCTCAGCTGCAACGTCAGCGTGATGATCCAGTGCGGCAAGAACCTCGGCTCCTGGCAGGGCGAGGTCTTCGGGTTCCCGAATCCCATCATCGGCATCGCCGGCTGGATGGCCCCGCTGTTCATGGGCGTCGCCCTTCTCGCCGGCGCCCGGTTCCCGCGCTGGTTCTGGGCGACGTTCGGCGCCGGGGTGACCTTCGCCTTCGGCCTCGTGTGCTGGCTGATCTGGCAGAGCCTCTACGCCCCCAACCTCGGTGTCCTCTGCCCGTGGTGCATGCTCACCTGGTCGGTGACCATCCCGACGTTCTTCGCCACGATGCTGCACCTCACGCGCAACGGGACCTTCACACGGAACGAGAAGGTGCAGGAGCGCGCATCCCGTCTGATGGCCTGGGTGCCCCTCGCGACGATCCTCGCCTACGCCCTCGTCGTCCTCCTCGCACAGCTGCGCGGACTCGACCTGCTCGGCGAGGTCATCGGCATGATCTTCTGA
- the ndk gene encoding nucleoside-diphosphate kinase: MATEETLVLVKPDGVARGLTGTILARIEAKGYALVDIRLVEPDRDLLAAHYAEHEGKPFYEPLLEFMMSGPSVAIRLAGNRVIEGFRSLAGTTDPTTAAPGTIRGDFGRDWGLKVQQNLVHGSDSPESAARELGIWFD; encoded by the coding sequence ATGGCCACCGAAGAAACCCTCGTCCTCGTCAAGCCGGACGGTGTCGCCCGCGGCCTCACCGGTACGATCCTCGCCCGCATCGAGGCGAAGGGCTACGCGCTCGTCGACATCCGTCTCGTCGAGCCCGACCGCGACCTCCTCGCCGCGCACTACGCCGAGCACGAGGGCAAGCCGTTCTACGAGCCGCTCCTCGAGTTCATGATGTCCGGTCCGTCGGTGGCGATCCGCCTCGCCGGGAACCGCGTCATCGAGGGCTTCCGCTCCCTCGCCGGCACCACCGACCCGACCACCGCCGCGCCCGGCACCATCCGCGGCGACTTCGGCCGTGACTGGGGCCTCAAGGTGCAGCAGAACCTCGTGCACGGCTCGGACAGCCCCGAGTCGGCCGCCCGGGAGCTGGGCATCTGGTTCGACTGA
- a CDS encoding DUF4233 domain-containing protein — protein sequence MTAADAPRRPRAPRTLVQKLAPVVLGFEAIVVFLVGLTIFGLKALPPGIEQWWGIVGGAVVAVACVVIAGMITRPGAIAAGWVVQIVVALSAIAVPAVLLVVLIFGGMWAYATIMGARLDARRPSESPTAQNADTESE from the coding sequence CGACGCGCCGCGACGGCCGCGTGCCCCGCGCACCCTCGTCCAGAAGCTCGCGCCGGTGGTCCTCGGTTTCGAGGCGATCGTGGTCTTCCTCGTCGGGCTCACCATCTTCGGGCTGAAGGCGCTCCCGCCGGGCATCGAGCAGTGGTGGGGGATCGTGGGCGGGGCCGTGGTCGCCGTGGCCTGCGTCGTCATCGCCGGCATGATCACGAGGCCCGGCGCGATCGCCGCCGGCTGGGTCGTGCAGATCGTCGTGGCCCTCTCGGCCATCGCCGTTCCCGCCGTGCTGCTCGTGGTGCTGATTTTCGGCGGCATGTGGGCGTATGCGACCATCATGGGGGCTCGTCTGGACGCACGACGCCCGAGCGAGTCGCCGACCGCGCAGAACGCAGACACAGAGAGTGAATGA